The proteins below are encoded in one region of Ferroplasma acidiphilum:
- a CDS encoding homoserine kinase: protein MEVTKKSYSSSANLGPGYDILSLGHKAFFDSVTVKHNNSNGVKIISNSTPEEPDKNTAGLSILKIMEDKGIKTGLDITIKKGVPIGLGLGSSGASSSAAVRSVNELLDLGMGKDEMVYYSMYGEIAACGSAHPDNVSSGIYGGLTLISSTSPVKVKKIDINYNFNLVLVIPDISMKNKTRYARSIVPQSIKMEEHIVHTSRISTMLYGFMKGDRDAIREGMNDDIVERSREAMFPFYRDIKEKVINRNAVSACISGAGPTMLIFADDKTRKDEMLGDIKNVMGSYNTDYSIRETGILEGLDDQ from the coding sequence ATGGAAGTTACAAAAAAGAGTTATTCTTCTTCAGCCAATCTCGGTCCGGGCTATGATATATTGTCCTTAGGGCATAAAGCATTCTTTGATTCTGTCACGGTAAAGCACAATAATAGCAATGGTGTAAAGATTATTTCAAATTCTACCCCGGAAGAGCCGGATAAGAATACAGCAGGATTAAGCATCCTAAAAATTATGGAAGATAAGGGCATTAAAACTGGACTGGACATAACAATAAAAAAGGGTGTCCCAATTGGCCTCGGCCTGGGGAGCAGCGGAGCTTCATCCTCTGCAGCTGTAAGGTCTGTAAATGAACTCCTGGATCTTGGCATGGGCAAAGATGAAATGGTCTATTATTCAATGTATGGAGAGATAGCCGCATGCGGTTCAGCCCACCCGGACAATGTATCTTCCGGGATTTATGGAGGGCTTACACTAATAAGTTCCACATCTCCTGTAAAAGTAAAAAAAATTGATATTAATTACAATTTTAACCTGGTACTTGTAATACCTGATATCAGTATGAAAAATAAAACCCGGTATGCAAGGTCAATTGTGCCCCAATCGATAAAAATGGAAGAACATATAGTTCATACATCCAGAATATCTACAATGCTTTACGGGTTTATGAAAGGGGACCGTGATGCTATAAGGGAAGGGATGAATGATGATATTGTTGAGCGGTCCAGGGAAGCCATGTTTCCATTTTACAGGGATATAAAGGAAAAAGTTATCAACAGAAATGCTGTTTCTGCCTGCATAAGCGGAGCAGGGCCTACAATGTTAATATTTGCAGATGATAAAACCAGAAAGGACGAGATGCTTGGTGATATAAAAAATGTCATGGGGTCATATAATACAGATTATAGTATCCGTGAAACAGGTATTCTGGAGGGATTAGATGACCAGTAA
- a CDS encoding aminotransferase class V-fold PLP-dependent enzyme, producing MTSNRAYAAPLTYPIYQTSSYVVPEGEKYRYSREYNPTVENLGIKIKEMEGAEDYNVFSSGMGAITTTLLSLSKPGDRILTHLDTFARSYHFIRDFMGKWGIKPDIANPGTENIINGIKKGTGIVFIESVTNPILRVNDISTISEKCHDVGAILVVDSTVPTPYNVKSLKLGADIVVHSSSKFIAGHNNVISGLAAGRKDLMEKIDAMRRTLGTSLDPNSAFLTENGMKTLGIRMEKINSNAMEIATELQKNPEISRVIYPGLSEHPDHEIAKKYMKGYSGIVCFKVKTDPEKFIGKLEKIVPANTMGGTETVISTPASMSHRSLTSEELNVLGVDSTFMRLSVGIEDPDEIVRDINRALND from the coding sequence ATGACCAGTAATAGAGCATATGCAGCACCACTTACTTATCCTATTTACCAGACCAGTTCATATGTAGTTCCGGAGGGTGAAAAATACAGGTACAGCAGGGAGTATAATCCAACCGTTGAAAATCTTGGCATTAAGATAAAGGAAATGGAAGGAGCTGAAGATTACAATGTTTTCTCTTCGGGCATGGGAGCTATTACTACGACGTTATTATCATTATCAAAGCCTGGAGATAGAATATTAACACACCTGGACACATTTGCAAGGTCCTATCATTTTATCAGGGATTTTATGGGAAAGTGGGGAATCAAGCCGGATATTGCCAATCCGGGTACGGAGAATATTATTAATGGAATAAAAAAAGGTACAGGAATAGTGTTTATTGAAAGCGTAACCAATCCTATATTAAGGGTGAACGATATAAGCACCATATCTGAGAAATGCCATGATGTTGGAGCCATACTTGTTGTTGATTCCACAGTTCCGACTCCATATAACGTAAAATCTTTAAAATTAGGGGCAGATATAGTTGTCCACAGTTCATCCAAATTTATTGCAGGGCATAATAACGTAATATCAGGGCTTGCAGCAGGAAGAAAGGATTTAATGGAGAAAATTGATGCCATGAGAAGAACGCTCGGAACATCCCTTGACCCTAACTCCGCATTTCTGACAGAAAATGGAATGAAAACACTTGGAATAAGAATGGAAAAGATAAATTCTAATGCTATGGAAATAGCTACAGAACTTCAAAAAAACCCCGAAATATCCAGGGTAATATATCCCGGGCTTTCTGAACATCCTGATCATGAAATAGCCAAAAAATATATGAAAGGTTATTCCGGCATAGTCTGCTTTAAGGTAAAAACCGATCCTGAAAAATTTATAGGAAAACTGGAGAAAATAGTTCCGGCAAACACCATGGGAGGGACAGAAACAGTGATATCGACACCTGCTTCAATGTCACACAGGTCTTTAACTTCAGAAGAATTGAATGTGCTGGGTGTGGATTCAACATTTATGAGGCTTTCCGTGGGAATAGAAGACCCGGATGAAATAGTAAGGGATATTAACAGGGCCCTTAATGATTAA